Genomic window (Pyrus communis chromosome 13, drPyrComm1.1, whole genome shotgun sequence):
TTGCCTTTTGGCTTCACATTCTTGCCATGAAATTTGTGGCCCACTGGAAAGCCATTGAGGTAAAAACAATCATCTACAAGGTGTCCTCCGTCACAGTAGCTGTACTTGAGCAGTTTCTTTGAGGACGTCGTTCCCTGAGTGGTGGTGGAACGGCTTGTCTGCATCGCATGATAGTTGCTTAAATTTTCACGCCGAGAGGCTACTTCGACTTGTCTCTCTTGCTGAAGGACCAAGGCATGGACCTTGCGTGTGTCAGGAAGTGGGCTCATCATCAAGATCAATCTACGAACGGTGGCGTAAGAGTCGTTCAATCCCATAAGGAATTGCATgactctttccttttcttctcgTTCAGCAAGTTGCTTTAGTCCTTCACAGGTGCAAGTGAGAGGATCGTGGGAGGAGGCTAGTTCATCCCAAAGCGCCTTCATCTTGGTGTAATAGGCAGAAACAGACTGTTGTCCTTGTCGGTGTTCGACGATTTCTTGTCGAATTTGGTAAATCCTAGAGTCATTACCTTGTGAAAACCTGTCTTTGAGATCATTCCAAACGCCAGCTGCCGTGTCGGTATAGAGAATGCTGCCAGCAATGTCCGAGTGGACTGAATTCACTATCCAAAGCAACACCATGTCATTGCATCGCTTCCAAGTAGCGTATTTTGCCTCTgtgggttttggggttgtgatggaTCCATCGATCAACCCGATCTTATTCTTTGCGCTAAGACCCATGCGCATGGCACGGCCCCATTGTCCGTAATTATGTCCGTCAAGAGGTTTTGAGACCAAGATGAGTTCCCGATTATCCGAGTGGTGCAAAGTGAGTGGGTCTGAGATTTCAATTGACACCTCTGTGAATTTCGACTCACTTTCACCCATCTGGTTTTGTTTGCAGCGGAAGGTGTGGTTGGGTTCCTAGAGGCACCAAGATCGGTGCTCTGGTACCATGTAAAAACTGGAAGGGAAATGGAGTTTGCAGATGAATAATTTCTTACGTAATTGACTTGATATTCAATCTTACAATGATACATGGCTTTATACAGCAAAGGGAAGGCTACTCTAGGTAAATACATCCTGATTGTTTGCTAATTACATTACGATCCTATAGTCACTCTAAATGAATAGTTgacttattttctttcctttaacaGCCTCAGGTATCATGTTAACATCTGTTAGTAATCTAGGAaactttttaatattatatactCCTAGTTTTCCAACTATCTATATTAAAATAAAGGGAGAAGCATTTAAACACGGAACTTCGGGTGCAATGATGAATGCTCTTAACCAACTGAGCTACAAGTCACATGCAAATGACACATGTTTTCAACTCGCTAAACTTTGTAGTTAAAACTTATTAGTGATCGGTTTGGTAAGCTATAAACTGGTCCTTCTCACTAATCTCGGGCTGATGTCACACACAGCCAAGCAGTTGAGTATCTTGTTACCGTTCGTGCCTCGCTGTTTTATGTCCTCCACCATTGCCTCCCATGAATCTCAGCCACTCGGCGAACATCCGAATCATGCACATAATGTATGATCTCATGTGGAAGCAAAGCATCAGCCCTAATCTTGGACTTACCACTCGCTTTCACCTCCTTCGAGTACGTTTCTACTACATAGTCGTCCTCCGGCGAAACCTCCCCTTCAACCTCATTGATGAGCCAGTCTCGAACTCTGTCGGCGTAACGTGTTTCTCCTGAGAAAGGCTTCCTAGCAATGCTTTCACACAGCAAAGCAGCATGGATGTCACGGTCGCATTCATCCTCGCTTATTCACATATTCTCATCATCGTCATTAATATCATCATATTTCTTTTGCTCCTTCATCAATTTCGGTTTCTGCTCAATATTATCATCGGACTTCTTCAAGTACTTGACGAAAGTATCTGAAACTTGGTCATGTAACAACTGATAACTGGGGTCATGCTCGCACCTCTCAACCGTGTTACATATTTTTTCTTAGAGGATCTCTATCCTACATCTACAACGTCTAGGACAACTAGTACAACTTACACCGGCAAAAATATTTTCCTACCTCATCCCGTCTTGTCCCTGTAGAAACCCGAACAGATCTCTGGGAGGACATAAAAACTACCGCACGACTTGGCAAAAGTGTCGAGGTTGTGTTCATCAACGAACTTTGCAAGCCCAGTTACTCGTCCTCCTAGATTATGTATTAACGTCAGGGTTGTTAGGGGATTGAAGAACCAGGTCAGCGGCATCCTTTTCTTTAGCatatctcctcctcctcctccttcctcattatcatcatcatcatctaagTCGGAGTCAATCCTAGGGTTAGGATTAGAACAATTGCTCAACCCCCTAACCAATGTGATTGGATTTGGGGGTGCAACATTAATATTATCTTTTGTCTTGGCAACCATTAAATTATCCAAAGGATTTCTAGGCAGCTGTTGTTTGATCATTGTGGAGGAGGAGTGGAGGACCAGCAAGAGTTGCATAAGTATGAGCCGCCCGCGGCGCCAATCTTCTTGCGATCAGTTGTGAAGCTCCACTAATGTTCTTGACATGGTGGTTCTTGTTTGCTTCACAACTGACAGGATTTAGACTTCACCGATGCTTTAATTCAGTACAAGAAGTAGGAACTAGGGTTCAGGAGGAGAAGGACGAGGAGCCTGCATGCCCTACTTTAATACAGGAGTCGGAGCTAGCTGATCCCCTGTGTTAGGGCCAGTATCCTTTAGGAATGCATTGTACAAACAAACGTTATAATTTTCAATGTAACTATACATTTGCACGTGATGCTATAATTTCACACATATTATAATACGTGTTACAATACTAATCATGTTGTACACTTACGCTTTGGTTGACTCGTAGCCGTCCCAATAAGATCAGTCATTCGAAGTATGAGGTTCATTTTCTGATTGTAATTAATAGTGAATTTCAATTATTGTATCTTTCCCATAGGTTACGATTTAGTGAACTGATTTTCACACATCTTTATTAGCTCTTTATTTCTGACCACCAAATTGAATGTATCATGGAAAAACAGTGAACTTGATTAAACAAGGAAGTCTGAGAAGCTAAAAGGtgtatttataatttcattttGAATTAATTACAATTCAAATGGCAAGTGAGTTGTAATTCAGTTGGTTAAAATTACTTGCCCATACACTCGAAACCTGTGTCCCAATTCGCCTCCCCATAGTTTAGATGAACATACTATTTCGTATTTAATGTATATTTCCTTATCGTTTGTAAAAAGAATTACGGTACAATTGAAACCAACAACATGTCGTGTATAAATATTTGTACTGGGGTGGGGTCCCAAACGATAGAAAGAGAAGAATGGAAATATTTACCAGCATCGTCTTTCCCACTTCTTCGTCGGCCGTATTATCAAACATGAGCAAATATTACCCTTTCCTGTCTTAAACCCCTCttaccaaacaaacaaaaaccctCTCtcagagagatttttcagtgtgatcggcaCACGAAATGATACACcatgtgttattatacaaataataaaatatatgtgttaaaaatttaataacttaaaaaataaaatttcttatcATTTGTCTAAAAACACATGCTATACTGTTTAAAAATTTCTCCCTCCCTCGCAACACTCCACAGTCCACTCGCCCCGCCTTCCGTCTTCCCGCCATTTTCTCCGCCGCAAACCGCCCAAATTCTCGCCTGGGAACGAAACCGTAGCTCCAGTCTCTCATACTCAGACCGGAGGGTTCGTCATCTGAGCTTCGGCGGCCTCCGATGGTGACCTCCAGAGACGTCCAGGAGATTGTCTCCAAGCCTTCCTCCGATAAAGTCAAGACTCGAGAAGTGTCTATTTTttactctctctttttctctcaccCATTTGTCTTTACCATCTGTTTGGTCACCGGGAAAATGCAGTCATACGAAATGAAAATGGAATTGTTTAAACGGGCAGTAATTGCTTTCAGGAATCTGAAGAACTGTATGACTTAATAGCCAAGAGGATCGTCTGTTCTGATTAGTTATGATGATTcaatttgtagaaaaatattCTAAGTTTTTGAAAGTTGAACAGAAGCTTAATGTCAGCTTGATTTCCCAAAAGTTAGCTTAAACTCGGAGTTCAATCGGGTCGAAAGGTTGTTTCGGCTCCGAATGCGCGAAAGTCTTCTGAAATTTTGTGTTCAATAGTGTTTCTGAAATGCAGAGTTGTCTATGCTATTGCGTTCTTGCTGCCAAACACAGCAGTACTTCTCTGTTTTGAGGAAATTGTTGTATGATTAAAGTTTTAGTGTATGTGCAGGAAGGGATAAAGTTTTTGAATACATGGTTAGAAGAAGTACATATAATCGTTACAATAGTGGAGTGAACTGCTTGTATTGTTATTGCAGCCTAGACCTGGCCTTTCTTTATTAATCTGCTGATTCAGTGTGCTTCGTTGGAGATATCCTCCTCAAGCAAGCGGCGATTGCCCAAGTTGATATATGCAAAGACTCTACTGATAGTTGTGCAACAAGCAGAGGATGATAAGTTTTCAGGTATTAAAAGCGGTCAGCGGATTAAGCTTTGAAGTAGTGCAAGTAGTTACCTGGTTAAACAGTCTACATCTAAttatgtttatgcttgtttTCATCATCCTTTCAGGCAAGCGGTTGCCCTTGTTAGCTGTGGTTAAAAATCTTTTTAATCATATATGTGAGGTCTTACATAATGATAATGTCCCAAGCTTTCAATCGGAATGTGGGATTATTCTCCGGCATCTATTAGCTGTCAGAGACTATCGATTTCAGATGAAGAGGCACACCTATTGCAGTGAGTAAATGATTTGAACAAATAACCTCAAGCTAATATCTCTTCCCACTGTCGTTATTCAGTTTGTCTTAATTATCTTACTCTGCATTGATAAGGCCTAGTACAGAAGTACATGGAGAAGGTAGACGAAAACTCGAGCTAATTTAATCCCGAGGAGGAGGTTTTTCGCTGCGTTCTTACTCTCCATTCACTTTTGGAGAATCCTCCTGGAGATTTCCCACCGAGTCTTAGGGAAGAGATTGTTGagcattttgtcaaaaaaatttcTCGCATTAGGTAACCCTCCCATCTTCCCCCTGCCCCCCGGCGATTTGGCATTTCCATTTCTATATTCATGATGGAGTACATGATGTTTTCTCATCTTGCATCTTGCCCAGGGAAGAAGGAAAGATTTCACACAAACTTATGGACTGTATTAATACACTTTTGTTGAAAAATGGCCCAAATTTGGGTTCTGAATCCTTGGGATCCATAATGCTGTGCAGCAATTTGTTCCGGTGTTGGCTGACAACCCATGATCGAGCCCATAAGTTTTCTTAATAACGCATTTCAAAGCAATTTTGGCAGTTTATATGTATTTTTGAGTATCCTGAATTCCTAATTTTGCTTGCATTTgtacttatatatataatccTGTAGTTGAGATTCTGTGGCTTGTGATTTAATCCatataatttcattaaagtcaaatctaatggtcaaaagggtgtccccattttttttttgaaaaatgggaatcccttcccttaaagagCCTGTATATATATGAGTAAATTGTCGATTTACTCCCTGAACTTCCACTTAGCTTTTGATTTCCCTCCTGAACTTTTCTATTGGAAAATGAAGgactcaaactaattttttttagccAATTTGACCCATACCgttagtttttcatatattccatccatatttctgTTAAGTGAGACGATGTGCACAACATGTGAGGGTAGTTAAGTCATTTCActcttaaaaatgattaaaaaactgaaaataaataaaaaaacaaaacattcccTCTATTTTTTCCCGCTAATTCCTAtcctcaattttaattttccctttcattcttatgcatgagaaatgacatatggtgttattgtcttcataagTAGCTAAGTCAGTCTTTTTCTTAAAGCATGTACTAccgtttttattttctttaacaaattaataatttgacaaatgcTCATGGTGTTATTGTCTCAAAAGCAGTGCATTATATATAAGAAATATGTTCAtattactaataaaaaaatgctCAAGATAATTACATACTTTCATAATATCGTAATAATCCCATACAATTCCACAAAATGATCATTAAGAAGTTAGAAGTTTACACTGGTAAACTTTTGTTTCATGGCAGCTTGAAGAAGCAAAGCTTCTGCGTGGCCAAGGTCAGCATGAGATGGCCTTCAATGGAGTCTcacttttttcgtttttttagtCTTCTCTTAAATAAATGTTTCAGTAGCCTGTTTTGCTCTCGGTACAAGTActtatttcttgtttttctcatatatatatatatatatatatatatatatattttttttttttttcaaataaatttaCAGGTAATGGAACAATTTTTTTGGTTTCGTCAACACCTTTCTACAGAACCACAAGGATACATGGAAAAGAAGATTAGGAGTGCGTACATACAAGGTATCTTCTTCAACACTAATTTCATATCACGTCATTGTAAAGCAGAAGGTTGATATTTAATTTGGTGGAAAAGAATTCACCAGCGTTCTTTCTTTGGATGATTGTTATAGTGCAATGAGGAATTAGTTCCCttgattgttttgcattttCTTGAACATTTACAGTTTGAAATTTCCGTTGCGAAATGCATGTTATCAGGTTTGTGTCATGTATCTTTAATTAGCGTGAAAATTGCATTATTGATTCCGACTGGATATGCATCCCTTTGTTAGAATATTTTTTGGGACCTTTTGAACATATTCTTAGACCAGCGGTCATAACAATGCAGAATCCTAACTTCTTTATGATGGAAATCAACGATTCAAATGCAGTGATCACACCAATTTATACAAGCAAAGGTTAAAATGCAAAGCGACATGTGCTTCAGACAATTCTCAAAATCAGATTCAACTTTGTCTCAAGTATGCATAAAATTATTGTTGATACCTATAGTAAATTTTGAGTTAAGCTTTGATACAAGTTACATTATCATTGAGATTTTGTTGCACTACCTCCTTTTCTACTTATGCTACAAGGAATCATGACTCAATTTTGAGTCTCTCATTTTAGCCACATCACCACCAACCACTACTGCACCTTagatataaattaaataaccaTCACTCTCAAATTCATATGAAAAACTCATCATGTGAATTGTATATTGCTGGTATTTAGAAATCCGATCTTGATGAATTATTTAGAAATAAATGTGTAAAATTGTGGTTACGGATTCATAACCCGTAGTAGAGCGCGGGCAATTTTGCTAGTTTAAACTTATACAGATAAAAGCTCGCATAGTCTAACAGCAGAAAGACATAATTTTATTAATCCAAGTTTAAAGGTCATATGTAAAATGTAATGCATAGTACTTCATGAAAACAACTACATAATAACCGAAATACTCttcaatttcattcatttctttaAAGTGGACTAAAACAATGAATTCTTACAACAGAATAACATGAAGGGTTATGTTAGACCTTTATTATATGTTCACAAACACATTTGCACGTGAACAATTGAGCAAAGCTACAGAAGGAAAACGCGAACCAAACATCGAAACGTAGTAGTTATTCAGACTACTTCAAGTGGTTGTAATTGTAAAGTTAGTAGTGTtttggaggtggaggtgattTGTAATGATTTTGGGAGGTGGTTTAGATTCTaacaggaggaggaggagacctATAGTAGTATATAAGGGTACGTGATGGGGAGGGTTTTGAGTGGTACGGAGGAGGATGAGACCTTGATGGTGGAGGTGGTGACTTGTGCACGTAAGGAGGAGATATGTGAACATAAGGAGGCGGTGGTGATGAAGAAGGGGGAGGAGGGGATTTGTGGATATATGGTGGAGGTGGTGAGTGAATAGGTGGTGGTGGAGATTTGTGCACATAAGGAGGTGGTGGTGAAGGGGAAGGTGGGGGTGGTGACTTGTAAATTTTTGAACGAGGTGGAGAATGAGAAGGTGGTGGAGGAGATTTATGATAGGGTGGAGGGGGTGATGCTGATGGAGGTGGTGACTTGTAGTGTGGTGGTGGATGTATTACATACTTTCGTTGTGGGGGTGAAGAATAAGTATAAGGCTTCGTGGCAAGAACACTAGTTGCTAAGAGGCACAAAGCCAGATAATAAAACATTGCCATTTTTGGCAATTCAAGTTTTAGTTCTTGGAAACTTGTTTGTTGTGAATGTTTTGTGAAGGGTGAGAGCTAGCCCTTTTATAGTAAATATGTGACATCATATGTGACATCATCTATGACATCATTTGGCTGGATTAATGCTTTGAATTTTCTACATGGCAAGACTTTGGGATTTATGGAATTCCAATCAATAATGTCACGTGCATGTTTCAACCCATGATTTTGGGTTCCCacaaagatttcaacattgatTTTCATGGCCTTCGTGAACAAGTCAATTTGCATGGTAGGTAAAATATTGTACAACTGGAGATTGAAATTGTAAAGCGTCTTCAAACTAAACAGGTGAACTTTTTCTCCAGCAATTAGTGAAGCTAGCTAATAAAACTTGTACGTTGAAAGTTCATAAAGGTTGTAATCTTTTccttattaattatttatataagttttattttttatgttgagTAAACAGTACTCACGTTATTGTCTTCGAATTTAACCTTTAGAATACATATgtatgaggaaaaaaaaatttatttcaaataAATATGTAATCCTTATTAACTAACCGATTAGCATTCAAATGCACTGTAAATGCAATGTCCCATTTTAGCAAACTTTGTTcagtattttttcttttttcagaaaTTTCGTTATAGTATTCTTCTCTTGCCCTTGTGTGTAaggtttcaaaataaaaatttggggCATGTTTAGTATCCTACTCAAAAACTTGAATTATTCTTAAAACTAACTTCTAAGAACATCTcttagaaacagttttttttttttaggtttcaaaAACGTGTTTGGCATTGAacttaaaaactatttttgaatctaaaaatttgaaaacttgtttggttTAACTCTTGAatacaagattttttttttcttttccaattatGTATTTGTTTTAAGATATACAAAACATATGAAATTAAACCTTAAACATACtattttgatattcatgt
Coding sequences:
- the LOC137712364 gene encoding uncharacterized protein, with the protein product MGESESKFTEVSIEISDPLTLHHSDNRELILVSKPLDGHNYGQWGRAMRMGLSAKNKIGLIDGSITTPKPTEAKYATWKRCNDMVLLWIVNSVHSDIAGSILYTDTAAGVWNDLKDRFSQGNDSRIYQIRQEIVEHRQGQQSVSAYYTKMKALWDELASSHDPLTCTCEGLKQLAEREEKERVMQFLMGLNDSYATVRRLILMMSPLPDTRKVHALVLQQERQVEVASRRENLSNYHAMQTSRSTTTQGTTSSKKLLKYSYCDGGHLVDDCFYLNGFPVGHKFHGKNVKPKGKKPSAHNTQTNPPQPVKTMPTEGPTFTTEEYNQIMAMLRKGNGRGYEKDD